A stretch of DNA from Rhodoluna sp. KAS3:
GCCAACCTCGGCGCAGGTTGAAGGTGGTTGCAACGGCACCATGCGCGTTGATCTAACCTTCCGCGGAGTCAAGGCACACTCGGCGCGCCCTTGGATGGGTAAAAATGCTATTCACGGTGCTGCCCAGGCGCTAACCATTTTGGCCAACTACCAGCCGGCAGAGATTGACGTTGACGGTTTGGTTTATCGCGAAAGCTTGAATGCAGTTTTGATCAGCGGCGGAATTGCCACCAATGTCATTCCAGATGAAACCGTAGTCACGGTTAACTATCGGTTTGCTCCTAGCAAGTCGGGTGCTGAGGCTGAGGCGCATTTGCGTGAGGTATTTGCCGGCTTTGAGTTGGTAGTCACCGATGTTGCCGAGGGTGCCCGCCCAGGTCTTGACCGACCAGAGGCAGCAGCTTTTGTTGCCGCCACCAAGACTGAAGCACGGCCAAAGTACGGTTGGACCGACGTTGCCCGATTCAGCGAACTAGGTGTGCCAGCTGTCAACTATGGCCCGGGCGACCCATCAAAGGCCCATGCCGATGATGAAGCGGTACCGTGCAGTCAGATCTATGCCTGCGAAAGCGGTCTTAGATCTTGGCTCACCGTGGGATAATAGAACTTCGGCCGTAAAAAGCCAGCTATTCAAGGAGTTCT
This window harbors:
- the dapE gene encoding succinyl-diaminopimelate desuccinylase: MAPVTLNLEADVVELTREICDIESVSGNEKALADAIEAALSAYPHLEVIRDADAIVARTNLGRDSRVVIAGHIDTVPVANNLPVQLLSMEREQVLYGRGTVDMKAGVAVQLKLAATVAEPNVDVTWIFYDHEEVEASKNGLGRLSRNRPDLLQANFAVLCEPTSAQVEGGCNGTMRVDLTFRGVKAHSARPWMGKNAIHGAAQALTILANYQPAEIDVDGLVYRESLNAVLISGGIATNVIPDETVVTVNYRFAPSKSGAEAEAHLREVFAGFELVVTDVAEGARPGLDRPEAAAFVAATKTEARPKYGWTDVARFSELGVPAVNYGPGDPSKAHADDEAVPCSQIYACESGLRSWLTVG